ATTTTGCGTACAGACTTGCGGATAGTCGCAAAGTTTGTCATCATACCTCCCAACCAACGGTCAGTAACAAAAGGCATGTTTACGCTGCGGGCAGCAGTTTCTACAATACCGCGAGCCTGCTTTTTAGTCCCAACAAAAAGGATCTTTTTGCCAGACTTAGCCATTTGTTTCATGACTTTAGCAGTCTCTTCTAGCGATTCAATTGTGCGGTTAAGGTCAATTACGTGAATACCTTTACGCTCCATAAAAATGAAGGGACGCATTTTGGGGTTCCACTTTCTTTTCATGTGGCCAAAATGACAACCCGCATCCAACAACTCTTTATAAGTAGGTGTTTGCATATCTTTATCTATAATTTGTAGCTTGGGCCGCTAAGCAGCCCCAAGCAGAGAGATGGCAGAAATAAAATTAACGTTTGCTGAACTGGAAGCTCTTACGGGCCTTGGGCTTACCGTATTTCTTACGCTCAACAGAACGAGGATCACGACTGAGGTATTTTTTCACCTTGAGCGGGCTGCGGAACTCTTCGTTCAACTCTACCAACGCTCTAGAAATACCCAAACGAACAGCCTCCGCTTGTCCTTTGATTCCACCCCCGCTTACATTCACTTGAATGTCATATAGGTTCTGTACTTCTACCTCTTGTAGAGGAGCCACTACTTTACCATGAATGTGGATAGCAGGAAAGTACTCTTTATAATCAAGACCATTTACCGTTACTTTGCCAGAACCCTGACGCAGGTATACACGGGCTACGGCCGCTTTTCTTCTTCCGATAGTGTTAATCATTTCCATATCGTAATACTTGCGTTTTATTATTTATTAGTAGGATCGAAAGGCTGAGGCTTCTGGGCCTGATGAGGATGCTCCG
This genomic interval from Saprospira grandis contains the following:
- the rpsI gene encoding 30S ribosomal protein S9, producing the protein MEMINTIGRRKAAVARVYLRQGSGKVTVNGLDYKEYFPAIHIHGKVVAPLQEVEVQNLYDIQVNVSGGGIKGQAEAVRLGISRALVELNEEFRSPLKVKKYLSRDPRSVERKKYGKPKARKSFQFSKR